The following is a genomic window from Leptotrichia sp. OH3620_COT-345.
GTTGTTTTCCTAAATAGGATAATTTCATATTTTTTTGAAAAATTCTGAATGTCTGGAAGAAAAAAACTAATATTTGAGAAATGTAAGATGATATGGAATTAAGAATAAAATTATATTTTTTAGTGCTTTCCAAAAAAGATAAAAATCAGTATTCAAAATATTTCAACAAAAAAATGTGTGAATGAAAATAAAGAAAAATCAGTATTTAAATGGAGCAAGTCTGTGATTTTTAGCAAATGGAGTTTGTAAATATAAAATAATTTGAGTTTAAAATTTTTTTCAAAAAGCATAGCAAGAAAAAATGCAAGTTTGAAAATATTTTTTAAAAATGATACTATGTATAATAAAACAGGAATTTTTAGTTAATCAGGGATAAAAATAAAATGAATGGAGGAAATCTGTATGTTTAATGATTTGGGGAACTTATTAGTATGGATCGTTTCAATAGAGCATATTCATCTTGCATTATATATTATTTTCCTTATTGGGATACTTGTTTCGGAAAAATCACCTGAAAGTATGGTAGCATGGATATTTACAATTACTGTATTTCCTATTTTCGGTTTTATACTATATATTGTATTTGGAGTGAATTGGAGAAAAAACAGAATAACCGGGAATGGAAATAAAAAAAGAAGGACAAGTATTTTAAACAGTTTTTCAGGAAATTTTATGAAATATGATCCTGAGCAATTTTTTGATTCAAAAGAACTAAGAGTTAAAAATTTAGAAGAAATAATGAAAAATTTTATTCTTGGAGAAGAAGAAAAGGAAATTGTGAAATTGCTATATGAAACTGAAAGAACCTATTTGACAAATAACAGTTCATATAAGATGTTTTATGACGGAAGAGAAGCTTTTGCATCGATTATTAGAGATATTGAAAATGCAAAAGAAGTCATTTATATGGAATATTTTATATGGCGTTCAGATGAACTTGGTGAAAAAATAAAAAATCTTCTTATAAAAAAAGCCAAGCAAGGAGTAAAAATAAAACTTCTGTTTGATGGTATGGGTTCTATGGGGACTATTTCAAGAAAATATAGGAGAGAGTTGTCTGAAGTAGGGGTGGAATTCAGATATTTTCTGGATATAAAATATAAAATATCAAAACTGAATTACAGAAATCATAGAAAAATGACTATAATTGATCATAAAATATTACATACCGGTGGAATGAACCTTGGAGAAGAATATATAACAGGAGGGAAAAGATTTAAAAGCTGGAGGGATACTAATATAAGAATAGAAGGAGAACTCGTAATTCACTATTTAGCAATATTTGCGGCAGATTGGCTAAATAGTGGAGGAAAAGAAGATTTTGAAAAAGAAAAGATAGATAGAATAATAAAGGAAAATAGAGTTGCAGGAGATAATTCATATTTAATGCAGGTATCTTCAAGCGGTCCTGATACTGTCTGGGCTTCATTGAAGTATATGTATTCAAAGATGATAGCCGTAGCTAAAGAAGAAGTTTTAATACAGAGCCCTTATTTTATTCCTGATATGTCCCTTATATCCCAATTACAGATAGCCTCTCTTTCAGGGATAAAAATAAAAATTATGATAACAGGAGTTCCTGATAAAAAAATACCGTATTGGATTGCAGAAACATATTTTGAAGAACTTCTTTCGGCAGGAGTAGAAATTTACAGATATAATGCAGGCTTTTTGCATTGTAAAAATATTGTTACAGATGGTAAATTTTCTACAATGGGAACATGTAATTTTGATATGAGAAGTTTTGAAATAAATTATGAAGTAAATACAGTTTTTTATAATGAGGAAATCAGTCAAGATATGAAAGAGCAATTTTATAAAGATTTAGAAAAATGTGAAAAAATTGAAGTAGGAAATCTTAAAAAAATGGTATTTTGGAGAAAAATAAGAAACTCACTGTTTAAAGTAGTATCGCCGATAATGTAATAATATTATAAGTTATATGAAATTAAAGGAAGAGAAATGAAAAAGAATAATAAATTTTTAACAGATGGAATTATTTTGCTGAATAAAGAAAAAGGGATAAGCTCTTTCGGAGCGGTCAATAGACTTAAAAAGCTTTTAAATGCTGATAAAAGCGGTCATGCAGGGACTCTTGATCCTATGGCTGAAGGCCTTTTGATAATAATGTTGAACAGAGCAACAAAGTTTTCTGATAGTCTAATGAAAAAAGATAAAGAATATTACATAGAAATGGAATTGGGATATCAGACAGATACTTACGATACTGAAGGAATGATAATTCATAAATATGAAGAGGAAATTGAAATAAGTAATGAAAAAATAATCGAAGTAATAAAAAGTTTTTTAGGAAGTATAGAGCAATTTCCCCCAATGTATTCAGCTATAAAAATGGGTGGAAAGAAATTATACGAGCTTGCAAGGAAAGGCATTGAAGTAGAAAGGAAACCGAGAAAAGTAAAAATAAATTCTATTAAGAAGATAAAAATAGAAAGAGGAAAATCTTTTAAAATATTTTTTTATGCAGATGTAAGCAGCGGTACATATATAAGAACCTTGGTCAAGGATATAGGTGACAGACTTGGAGTTTACGCAACAATGACAAAGCTTGTAAGGACAAGGATAGGAAACTTTGCTCTTGAAGAAGCCGTGAGTATGAAAAATATAGAAAAGATAAACGAAAGTTTAACTGTTTTGGAAATTGAAAATATAACTAAATTAAAAAATGTTGAATGTATTTTTGATTATGATAAAATGACCGTAAATGAGGAAAAATACAGAAAATTAAAAAATGGAATGACAGTTTTATTTAAAACTAATAAGTTTAAAGAAATAGATAAACTGAATGAAAATACAAAATATAAAGTGTATATGGAAAATAAAATGACAGGACAGAAAGAATTTAAGGGAGTTGCAGGGATTGTAAAAAAAGGATTAAATTCTGTTTATATAAAAAGAGAAAAATATTTTTTATAATTTTTTTAGCAAGAATTTGTTATAATTCTTAAATTTATTTATATATTTTTTAAAAAAATTAATAATTTCTAGAAAGTTTTCGGTATTTTTTATACTTTTTAAAAAGATTGGAAGAATATTTGAGACTTTTCTTGTAAAAAAGACTTTATTAAAAAAATTAAAATCAAAATTTTGTGATTATTCAAAAATATCCGTTTGTTGTAAAAACCAAAAAGGATATTTTTATGTTGTTTATTTAAGAATTTTTTACATTACAAAATTTGAATGTTGAAGAAGAATTGAAATCTAAAGAAAATATTTTAAATGGAAGTATAGCAAAAATATTGTAACAGTAATAACAAAAGTATATAATTGAAGTAAAAGTAAAATTTCCGACATTCAGGATTTTTTGAAGAAATATGAAGATATATCGATAAGGAAAGCAGCTGTTTGAGTGTAGTAAGTTTGACATTTTCAAAACATAATGAGTGTTTATGAAGGATAAAAAATTGTAACCGTCAGAAGGTGTAGGGTAAGCAATGAGTACTCATGAAAAAAATTAACTGTTAAAAAACATAATTATACTGAAAAAATTTATTTTAAATTATATGAAAAATATTTTTAAATACCTATCAAACAATGAACATTTGTTCAGATTTTCAGATTGAAAAAATAACATTTGTATGTTATAATAAAACCCAAATAAATTTAACTGGAACCTTAGGAGAAATATGAGAATTTTAGGTATCGATCCGGGAACGGCCATAGTAGGATACTCAATAGTTGACTTTGAAAAAGGCAAATATGAAGTTCTTGATTACGGTTGTATTTATACGGATAAAGATGAAGATATGCCTGCAAGACTTGAAAAAATTTATGACGGTCTGAATACAATTATAAAATTATGGAAACCTATTGATATGGCCATAGAAGAGTTGTATTTTTTTAAAAATCAGAAAACTATAGTAAAAGTAGGTCAGGCAAGAGGAGTGATAACTCTTGTAGGTCAGAAAAACGGGATGAATTTATTCAGTTATACACCGTTGCAGGTGAAAATGGGAATAGCCGGATATGGAAGGGCCGATAAAAAACAGATACAGGAAATGGTAAAAGTTATACTTAGAATGGACGAAGTACCTAAACCGGATGATGCTGCCGATGCTCTTGCCATTGCAATAACTCATGTTAACTCTAAAAACAGTTTTGGAGGATTTACAAGAGGGGATAACATTACCAAAAAACTTGAAAAATTGAATACGGATAAAATAAAACTTTCAGACTATAAAAAACTTATGGACGGATAAACAAAAAATTTAACTTAGAAAGGTGATTTGATGAATATTGTTCTGCTAAATCCTGAAATTCCATATAATACCGGAAACATAGGAAGAACATGTGTTCTGACAAATACAGGATTACATTTAATAAAGCCTTTGGGATTTTCCTTAGACGAAAAAGCTGTAAAAAGATCAGGACTTGATTATTGGAAAGATGTACAGTTATACATCTGGGAGGATTTTGAACATTTTTTAAAAGAAAATATAGAAAATAAAAATGCAAATTTATATTTTGCAACGACTAAAACAGAAAAAAAATATTCAGATATTAAATATGAAAAGAATGATTATATCATGTTCGGTCCTGAATCAAAAGGTATACCAGAAGAAATACTGAATAGATATAAAGAAAATAATATTACGATTCCTATGCTTCCTTTAGGTCGTTCTATTAATTTGTCAAATTCTGTGGCAATTATTTTGTACGAAGCATTAAGACAGAACAATTTTGAATATTAATATATAAACTATAAGAAAGAAGGAGGTAAGTTTACTGTAATCTTAGTGCAGGAGTCATTTTAAAAATAGAAATTGTTTTCTGTTTTTTAAATAATTTCTGTTAGAGATTAAAAACGGTAAATTAAGAAAATGAAAGAGTATCTGGAACTTGTAAATTATGTTATAAAAAATGGAGTAAAAAAAGAAAATAGAACAGGAGTGGACACCATTTCCGCTTTTGCTTACACATATAAAGTTGATTTGAGCAAAGGGTTTCCTTTACTTACAACAAAAAAAATGTACTTCAATTCAATGTTGCATGAGCTGTTCTGGTATTTAACAGGGGAAGAGCATATAAAAAATTTAAGAACAAAAACTAAAATATGGGATGCTTGGGCAGATGAAGAAGGCAGACTTGAAACAGCATATGGAAGATTTTGGAGAAGATACCCTGTACCTGAGATTTCTTTGGATGGAGAAGTTTTTACAGATGAAAATAACAGGTGGACCACACGAGAAAAGAACGGTCAGCTTGTTTTTGATCAGATACAGTATATAATAGACACATTAAAAGAAATGAAAACAAATCCTAATCATAAAAATGGAAGAAGACTTATTGTGTTGGCATGGAATCCGGGAAATGCTTCAATAAGCAAATTACCTCCTTGTCATTATACATTTGCATTTAATGTGCTTGGTAATAAACTGAATTGTCATCTTACTCAAAGAAGTGGAGATATAGCTTTGGGGATACCATTTAATTTAGCATGTTATTCGCTGCTTACAATGATGATTGCAAAAGAGTGCGGTTATCAAGCGGGAGAGTTTTCACATACTATAATTGATGCACATATTTATGAAAATCATATTGAAGGATTGAAAGAACAGCTTAAAAGAGAACCGTTAAAACTTTCAAAAATTACAATTGCCGATAAGCCTTTTAATGAACTCAAGTTTGAAGATATAAAACTGGAAAATTATGAAAGTCATCCTGTAATAAAATTTGAAGTTGCGGTATAAGATTATTAAAATATATTTATAAAAAGGATTGAAATGTTTAGTATAATAGTTGCAATGGGTAAAAATAGAGAAATAGGAAAAGGAAATAGACTTTTATGGCATATTCCTGAAGATTTGAAAAATTTTAAAGAAATAACTATGGGAAAAACCGTAGTAATGGGTCGTAAGACTTTCGAAAGTATAGGAAAGGCATTACCGGGAAGAAAAAATATAGTTATATCAAGAACTTTGACTAGAAAAGACGAAGATATTTTTCAAATAAACATATATAATGATTTTCAAAATGTAATAAGAGATTTTAAGAATGTAAAAGAAGAAGTATTCATAATAGGAGGAGCGGAAATATATAAAGCAGCTTTGAAATATACGGATAAGTTGTATATAAGTCATGTAGAATTTTCCGACAAAGAAGCGGATGCATATTTTCCGGAAGTTAATTATAATGAATGGAGATTAAGTGAGGAAAAACAGTTTGACAACTGGAAGTTTTGTATATATAAAAAATTATAAAAATATATAATCAGGAGAAACGGGAGAAAAGTTATGCCAAAAGTAAAATTTACAAAAAAAGACATAATTAAAGCTACATATGAAATAATGAAGTATGAGGGAATAAAAAATATAAGTGCAAGAAAAATAGCAGGGAAATTTAAAGGATCGACAGCACCGATTTACGCTAATTTTTCTACAATAGAAGAATTAAAAGAAGAAATTGTAAAACTTGCTGAAGACAAATTAAACGAATATTTAAGTAAAGTTTATTCGGAAAAAGGGAATTCCGAAAGGAAAATATTGAATAATGCAATAGGTTTTATAGTATTTGCAAGGGAAGAAAAAGAACTGTACAGAGCAATATTTCTGGATGGCTCAAAAGGTTTCAAAGCATTGTTTGATGAAACTATTACAAGACTTTTGAGTAAAGAAGAATTGTTGAAAAGTTTTCCTCAACTACCTGAAGAAGAGGCTAAAATGTCAGTTATGAGATTATGGTATTTTCTTTACGGATATGGAACACTGGTTTGTACAAATGCAATTACGGATCAGACAAATGAAGTTATTGAAGACAGAATACTTGATATAGCCAAGCATTTCAAAGCTCTTCATGGCTTGGATTAAATTTGATTTCGTGTATTAAAAAACATTAAATTCGGAGAAAATATGAATAAATATAAATTTATGGGAATAATTTTTCATTGGATTTACAGAATGCTCAGTTTTACTACAAAAAAAGAGTATTATTATGGAGAAAATGTATATATGAATAATCAGAATATAGTTGTATTCTGGCATAGGAAAATATTCACAGTATGTAATGCCACAAGAATAATAAAAAAGAAGGCCTCTATGGTGAGTGCATCAAATGACGGAGAGATACTTTCAGAAGTGTTAAAAAGAGAAGGAAATGAACTTATAAGAGGATCTTCAAACAGAGATAATATAAAAAGCCTGAAAGAAGCTGTAAGATATGCTAAAAATGGTTATACATTGGGAATAGCTATAGACGGGCCTAAAGGTCCCATATTTGAGCCTAAAGCGGGAGCAATTTATATCGCCCAGAAAACGGGTCTTCCTATGATTTGTGTAAGTTCTTATTGTAGTAAAAAATGGGTTTTGAAAAATTTATGGGACAGACTGGAAATCCCTAAACCGTTTTCAAGAAATATTCATTATGTGGGAGAGCCGTTTTATATCTCCGGAGAAATTTCCATAGAAGCCGCAACGAAAATTGTCAAAGAAAAAATACATGAAGCGGGAAGAAAAGCTTATGAAATATATATAGATAAATATAAAGTAAAAAAATAAATAATCAATAATAAATGTAACAGGGAGGAATAAAAATGTCCAATTCATTTTACATCACATCACCGATATACTATCCTAACGCAGCTCCTCATGTAGGAACTGCATATACAACGATTATTTGTGATGTAGTTTCCAGATATAAGAGAATTAAAGGATTTGAGGTATCATTTATGACCGGAGTGGATGAACATGGTCAGAAAATACAGGAAGCAGCTGAGAAAAATGGATATACCCCTATACAATGGGTAGATAAAATGTCACTGAATTTTACAAATCTGTGGGAAAAACTTAATATATCCAATACGGATTATTTAAGAACCACTCAGGAAAGACATATAAACAGTGTAAGAGAAATAGTGAAAAGAGTAAATGATAACGGAGATATATATAGAGGCGAGTATACAGGAAAATACAGTGTTTCTGAGGAAACATTCGTACCTGAAAGTCAGCTTGTAGATGGAAAATATATGGGAAAAGAAGTTATAGATGTAAAGGAAGTTTCATATTTTTTCAAATTATCCAAATATCAGGATGCCCTTTTAAAACATATTGAAGAAAATCCTGACTTTATAAAGCCCGAAAGCAAGAAAAATGAAGTTGTAGCATTTATAAAACAGGGATTGCAGGATTTGTCCATATCAAGAACTACATTTGATTGGGGAATACCTCTCGAGCTTGAAGAAGGTCATATAATATATGTATGGTTTGATGCACTGACCAGTTATCTTACAGGAGCAGAGTTTAAAAAAGATGATGACAGGTTTTCAAAGATATGGCATGATGGAAAAGTAGTTCATGTAATAGGAAAAGATATACTCAGGTTTCATGCGATTATATGGCCTGCAATGCTTATGTCGGCGGGAATAAAGCTTCCTGACACGGTAGCAGCCCACGGTTGGTGGACTGTAGAAGGTGAAAAAATGTCAAAATCTCTTGGAAATGTGGTAAATCCTGAAGTAGAAGTAAAAAAATACGGATTAGACGCTTTCAGATATTATTTAATGAGGGAAGCAACATTCGGACAAGATGCGGATTATTCAAAAAAAGCAATGACTCAGAGAATAAATTCAGATTTGGCAAATGATTTAGGAAATTTGCTGAATAGGACAATAGGTATGCAAAAAAAGTATTTTAATTCAGAAGTGATACTGAATAAGATCGAAGATATATATGATAGTGAAATAAAGGAACTGTGGAAAAAAACTTTAACGGAATTGGATAATCATATGAACGAATATCAGTTTTCCGAAGCATTGAAAGATATATGGAAATTTATATCGAGGATGAATAAATATATTGATGAATGTGAACCGTGGAATTTGGCAAAAGACGAAAAAAATAAAGACAGACTTTCCACTGTAATGTACAATCTGGTAGATTCCCTTTATAAAACTGCAATGTTAATTTTTCCTTTTATGCCTGAAACTGCTGAAAAAATAACAAAGCAGTTAGGTTTAAACGTAGATTTCAATCTGTTGAAATTAAAAGATGTGGAAGAATGGGGAAGTTATCCTGTGGGGACGAAATTGAATGAAGCAATACCTTTATTTCCAAGAATTGAAACTGAAAAAGAGGAAAAAAAGGAATATAATGAAAATCTTCATATAGAAAATCCGATAACAATTAATGATTTTTCAAAAGTCGAAATTAAAGTTGTGGAAATAGTTAAAGCGGAAAAAGTGAAAAATGCAGATAAACTGCTGAAATTTATTGTAGATACGGGAACCGAAAAAAGACAAATTATATCAGGAATAGCAAAATGGTATCCTGACGAAAAGGAATTGATAGGAAAAAAGGTAACGGCAGTTTTAAACTTGGAACCGGTTACCTTGAAAGGGGAAATATCTCAAGGAATGCTGCTGACAACAGCTGAAAAAAAGAAAATGCGTTTAATAGAAGTGGATAATGGAATAAAAACGGGAACAGGAGTGAAATAAATTAATTTTGTGGATATGAAGGATGATGAGAGTTAGCTATGAAAAAAATAGTATGTATGATTTTATTTCCGTTGATTATACTATCATGCGGGAAAACTGACAGGGGATATGATGCTCTTGAAAACGGTCTGTTGGGAATTTTAAGAAAAAAAGATGAAAAGTATATAACTGCAAATCTTGAGCAGGCTGCAAAAGATGGAAACATGGATGTATTTTCTCTTGCTTATGTATATTGGGGAATATCGGGAGAAGAATTTTTTAACAAATATCTGAATAAAAGTAAAGGCAATGCTGAATATTACAAAGCTCTCATAATGAAAGAAAAAAATGATCCTGAAGAAAAAGTGGTAGGTATGCTTGAAAATGCTGCAAGTCAAGGCAATTATAAGGCATATTATGTATTAGGAAATATTTTTCAGGATAAGTTGGAATTTTCCAAGGCACAGGAATATTTGAAAAAAGGTAAGGAACATGGAGAGATATATTCTTTATATTCCTATGAGTATAATAAAAGTCTTACAGGAGTATATAAGAGAATAGAGGAACTGAATAAAAAGTTGAAAAACAATGTAATAACTCCTGATGAAAAAAAGGAACTGGGGACTCTCGTTTTGGAAAAATTTTCAAATTATGACACAGCATATAACATATTGAGGGAGTTTTTGTCTGAGGGATATTCTCCGGCATTATATTCCAAAGCGAAAAAACTGGAAACTGAAAATAAAGATGAGGAAGCAGTTCGGATATACAATGATCTTTTTTCAGAAAACAAATATTATTTAGCTTCTTTTGAACTGGCTTATAAGCTTGTAAATATGAGCAAAAATTATAATTTGGCTCTTAGAGTTCTTGAAGATACATCTTCGGAAGATTCACTTATCACAGGATATAAGGGATTTGTTTATGAAAATTTGAAAAAATATGATAAAGCTGAAGAAAATTATCTGAAATCAGTTCAAAAGAATGATATTGACATAATGTCATATTTAGGGAGACTGTACGAAGAGAAAAATAAGCAGAAAGAAGCAAAAGATATATATAATAGAGCTTATTCTTCAGGATCGATTTCTGCAGGGTACAGACTTGCAAATCTTCTTGAAGAATCAGATAAGGGGAAAAATGACAAAAATAAAAAAAATAAACAATACAGAACTCAGAGAAGTAATAAGGCTGCAAAAAAAATCCTTGAAAGACTGTCGGAAAATGGAGATGATTATTCGACAGTAGATTTGAGCCTTTATTATCCTGAAACGGACAAAAATGTCAAGGTATTGAATTTAAGAGCTGCTATAAAACTTAATG
Proteins encoded in this region:
- the cls gene encoding cardiolipin synthase; translation: MFNDLGNLLVWIVSIEHIHLALYIIFLIGILVSEKSPESMVAWIFTITVFPIFGFILYIVFGVNWRKNRITGNGNKKRRTSILNSFSGNFMKYDPEQFFDSKELRVKNLEEIMKNFILGEEEKEIVKLLYETERTYLTNNSSYKMFYDGREAFASIIRDIENAKEVIYMEYFIWRSDELGEKIKNLLIKKAKQGVKIKLLFDGMGSMGTISRKYRRELSEVGVEFRYFLDIKYKISKLNYRNHRKMTIIDHKILHTGGMNLGEEYITGGKRFKSWRDTNIRIEGELVIHYLAIFAADWLNSGGKEDFEKEKIDRIIKENRVAGDNSYLMQVSSSGPDTVWASLKYMYSKMIAVAKEEVLIQSPYFIPDMSLISQLQIASLSGIKIKIMITGVPDKKIPYWIAETYFEELLSAGVEIYRYNAGFLHCKNIVTDGKFSTMGTCNFDMRSFEINYEVNTVFYNEEISQDMKEQFYKDLEKCEKIEVGNLKKMVFWRKIRNSLFKVVSPIM
- the truB gene encoding tRNA pseudouridine(55) synthase TruB, which produces MKKNNKFLTDGIILLNKEKGISSFGAVNRLKKLLNADKSGHAGTLDPMAEGLLIIMLNRATKFSDSLMKKDKEYYIEMELGYQTDTYDTEGMIIHKYEEEIEISNEKIIEVIKSFLGSIEQFPPMYSAIKMGGKKLYELARKGIEVERKPRKVKINSIKKIKIERGKSFKIFFYADVSSGTYIRTLVKDIGDRLGVYATMTKLVRTRIGNFALEEAVSMKNIEKINESLTVLEIENITKLKNVECIFDYDKMTVNEEKYRKLKNGMTVLFKTNKFKEIDKLNENTKYKVYMENKMTGQKEFKGVAGIVKKGLNSVYIKREKYFL
- the ruvC gene encoding crossover junction endodeoxyribonuclease RuvC, with the protein product MRILGIDPGTAIVGYSIVDFEKGKYEVLDYGCIYTDKDEDMPARLEKIYDGLNTIIKLWKPIDMAIEELYFFKNQKTIVKVGQARGVITLVGQKNGMNLFSYTPLQVKMGIAGYGRADKKQIQEMVKVILRMDEVPKPDDAADALAIAITHVNSKNSFGGFTRGDNITKKLEKLNTDKIKLSDYKKLMDG
- a CDS encoding tRNA (cytidine(34)-2'-O)-methyltransferase, which gives rise to MNIVLLNPEIPYNTGNIGRTCVLTNTGLHLIKPLGFSLDEKAVKRSGLDYWKDVQLYIWEDFEHFLKENIENKNANLYFATTKTEKKYSDIKYEKNDYIMFGPESKGIPEEILNRYKENNITIPMLPLGRSINLSNSVAIILYEALRQNNFEY
- the thyA gene encoding thymidylate synthase — translated: MKEYLELVNYVIKNGVKKENRTGVDTISAFAYTYKVDLSKGFPLLTTKKMYFNSMLHELFWYLTGEEHIKNLRTKTKIWDAWADEEGRLETAYGRFWRRYPVPEISLDGEVFTDENNRWTTREKNGQLVFDQIQYIIDTLKEMKTNPNHKNGRRLIVLAWNPGNASISKLPPCHYTFAFNVLGNKLNCHLTQRSGDIALGIPFNLACYSLLTMMIAKECGYQAGEFSHTIIDAHIYENHIEGLKEQLKREPLKLSKITIADKPFNELKFEDIKLENYESHPVIKFEVAV
- a CDS encoding dihydrofolate reductase encodes the protein MFSIIVAMGKNREIGKGNRLLWHIPEDLKNFKEITMGKTVVMGRKTFESIGKALPGRKNIVISRTLTRKDEDIFQINIYNDFQNVIRDFKNVKEEVFIIGGAEIYKAALKYTDKLYISHVEFSDKEADAYFPEVNYNEWRLSEEKQFDNWKFCIYKKL
- a CDS encoding TetR/AcrR family transcriptional regulator — protein: MPKVKFTKKDIIKATYEIMKYEGIKNISARKIAGKFKGSTAPIYANFSTIEELKEEIVKLAEDKLNEYLSKVYSEKGNSERKILNNAIGFIVFAREEKELYRAIFLDGSKGFKALFDETITRLLSKEELLKSFPQLPEEEAKMSVMRLWYFLYGYGTLVCTNAITDQTNEVIEDRILDIAKHFKALHGLD
- a CDS encoding lysophospholipid acyltransferase family protein, which encodes MNKYKFMGIIFHWIYRMLSFTTKKEYYYGENVYMNNQNIVVFWHRKIFTVCNATRIIKKKASMVSASNDGEILSEVLKREGNELIRGSSNRDNIKSLKEAVRYAKNGYTLGIAIDGPKGPIFEPKAGAIYIAQKTGLPMICVSSYCSKKWVLKNLWDRLEIPKPFSRNIHYVGEPFYISGEISIEAATKIVKEKIHEAGRKAYEIYIDKYKVKK
- the metG gene encoding methionine--tRNA ligase, which translates into the protein MSNSFYITSPIYYPNAAPHVGTAYTTIICDVVSRYKRIKGFEVSFMTGVDEHGQKIQEAAEKNGYTPIQWVDKMSLNFTNLWEKLNISNTDYLRTTQERHINSVREIVKRVNDNGDIYRGEYTGKYSVSEETFVPESQLVDGKYMGKEVIDVKEVSYFFKLSKYQDALLKHIEENPDFIKPESKKNEVVAFIKQGLQDLSISRTTFDWGIPLELEEGHIIYVWFDALTSYLTGAEFKKDDDRFSKIWHDGKVVHVIGKDILRFHAIIWPAMLMSAGIKLPDTVAAHGWWTVEGEKMSKSLGNVVNPEVEVKKYGLDAFRYYLMREATFGQDADYSKKAMTQRINSDLANDLGNLLNRTIGMQKKYFNSEVILNKIEDIYDSEIKELWKKTLTELDNHMNEYQFSEALKDIWKFISRMNKYIDECEPWNLAKDEKNKDRLSTVMYNLVDSLYKTAMLIFPFMPETAEKITKQLGLNVDFNLLKLKDVEEWGSYPVGTKLNEAIPLFPRIETEKEEKKEYNENLHIENPITINDFSKVEIKVVEIVKAEKVKNADKLLKFIVDTGTEKRQIISGIAKWYPDEKELIGKKVTAVLNLEPVTLKGEISQGMLLTTAEKKKMRLIEVDNGIKTGTGVK
- a CDS encoding tetratricopeptide repeat protein, with protein sequence MKKIVCMILFPLIILSCGKTDRGYDALENGLLGILRKKDEKYITANLEQAAKDGNMDVFSLAYVYWGISGEEFFNKYLNKSKGNAEYYKALIMKEKNDPEEKVVGMLENAASQGNYKAYYVLGNIFQDKLEFSKAQEYLKKGKEHGEIYSLYSYEYNKSLTGVYKRIEELNKKLKNNVITPDEKKELGTLVLEKFSNYDTAYNILREFLSEGYSPALYSKAKKLETENKDEEAVRIYNDLFSENKYYLASFELAYKLVNMSKNYNLALRVLEDTSSEDSLITGYKGFVYENLKKYDKAEENYLKSVQKNDIDIMSYLGRLYEEKNKQKEAKDIYNRAYSSGSISAGYRLANLLEESDKGKNDKNKKNKQYRTQRSNKAAKKILERLSENGDDYSTVDLSLYYPETDKNVKVLNLRAAIKLNETAFHNLGVYYYNKKNKKKAKLYFQIAKEYGYRLEPEYEAFISI